A DNA window from Gillisia sp. Hel1_33_143 contains the following coding sequences:
- a CDS encoding SDR family oxidoreductase produces MSIKGKVVIITGASSGIGEATAKKLAKEGAKVVLTARRKEKLNKLKEEIEKDGGLAMVVTGDVTEKGDFKKIVSQTLEKFKGIDAIINNAGLMPLSYIKNLHTDEWDTMVDVNIKGVMNGVAAVLPTFMEQKSGNIINISSSAGRKYYPGGAVYCATKAAVKMFSEGLRQELAPKYGINVTSIEPGFVATELTETITDDEIKKDLMPMVKDLTTLEAEDIAEAIFYALAQPKRANINDIYIMPTDQKE; encoded by the coding sequence ATGAGTATTAAAGGAAAAGTTGTAATTATTACAGGAGCATCTAGTGGAATTGGAGAAGCAACAGCTAAGAAGCTTGCTAAAGAAGGAGCTAAGGTTGTTTTAACTGCCAGAAGAAAAGAGAAGTTGAACAAACTTAAAGAAGAAATAGAGAAAGATGGTGGATTAGCAATGGTTGTAACCGGCGATGTAACAGAGAAAGGAGATTTCAAAAAAATCGTATCTCAAACTTTAGAAAAATTCAAAGGAATAGACGCCATTATAAACAATGCCGGTTTAATGCCACTATCTTATATTAAGAACTTACATACAGATGAGTGGGATACCATGGTAGATGTAAATATAAAAGGAGTTATGAATGGTGTGGCCGCAGTGCTTCCAACTTTTATGGAACAAAAGAGTGGAAATATTATTAATATTTCTTCTAGTGCGGGTAGAAAATATTATCCAGGAGGAGCCGTTTATTGCGCTACTAAAGCTGCAGTAAAAATGTTTTCTGAAGGATTAAGACAGGAGTTGGCGCCTAAATATGGTATTAACGTTACATCCATAGAACCTGGATTTGTTGCTACAGAATTAACAGAGACCATTACAGACGATGAAATAAAGAAAGATCTAATGCCTATGGTGAAAGATCTTACCACTTTAGAGGCAGAAGATATTGCAGAAGCAATTTTTTACGCATTAGCGCAGCCTAAAAGAGCTAATATCAATGATATATATATTATGCCTACAGATCAAAAGGAATAG
- a CDS encoding FUSC family protein yields MKILNIDVSAGIQDFLSFLKSTDFSKAIILALAITIPIILGVYTEHLEMGIAVGLGALLSSPSDVTGSVRHKYFGILLSSLIAILATLIGGYKPDEFWIILFILGSTTFCLSYLAVYGFRASLISFSGLFALVLSFASLSKTLEVYEKALLIGLGGLWYLLLSVVWNNINPKGQTNQFMIQNLELTSRYIRLRGRLLENGIDRTDLLKELHNLQNDLNENHQKLREILISSRKSSGYSNFQRKRLLTFIQTVDILELAMAHPVDYENMDKILKGYPDRIKPFQELVFTLSDKLNDQAIYLQKNKIYKSAKSIGEIRLDLKQKLDSYRNEKQSIHTEGFLILLNYYEYLEHQSEKIEKIDELLVNPDLTKLRLIKSDDALKFLSTQEYNPKILLENLNLRSSIFKHALRISLVMMVGYCIGEYFSFQNAYWILLTIIVIMRPGYGLTRDRSKQRIIGTVIGAIISIGLVLLIHNVVVYGILGIISLVMAFSMIQKNYKTAAVFITLSVVFVYALLRPDVLNVIQFRVVDTLVGAGLAALGNFLLWPSWEFLGIKTIILQSIKANQKFLMEVNSYYLEKGAVSNSYKLSRKEAFLETGNLSAALQRMTQEPKSKQQNLDNIYQLVVLNHSFLTSLASIGLYIKTHKTTPASNHFKNLIEAVDQNLETAIELLSGSEVDIDLEHPEKLKEALDFFNKNYKALVEEASTFNMSGNLQETQLIFTQLKWLLNLSQNIVSTIYKTKFIN; encoded by the coding sequence TTGAAGATTTTAAATATAGATGTGAGTGCGGGAATACAGGATTTTTTATCATTTCTAAAATCTACAGATTTTTCTAAAGCCATTATTCTTGCTCTGGCTATTACCATACCTATAATACTTGGTGTATATACAGAGCATTTAGAGATGGGTATTGCTGTAGGATTAGGAGCTTTACTAAGTTCTCCCAGCGATGTTACAGGAAGCGTAAGACACAAGTATTTTGGAATATTATTATCGTCTTTAATTGCGATTCTTGCAACATTGATAGGTGGTTATAAACCAGATGAATTTTGGATCATATTATTTATCTTAGGGAGTACCACATTTTGTCTATCTTATCTCGCAGTGTATGGTTTTAGAGCTTCCTTAATTAGTTTCTCCGGACTTTTTGCACTGGTTTTAAGTTTTGCCAGTTTATCTAAAACTTTGGAGGTCTATGAAAAAGCCCTGCTCATTGGTTTAGGTGGATTATGGTATTTATTATTATCTGTAGTTTGGAATAATATTAATCCTAAAGGGCAAACAAATCAATTCATGATCCAAAATCTAGAATTGACTTCCAGGTATATAAGATTGAGAGGTAGATTGTTAGAAAATGGGATTGATAGAACAGATCTGCTAAAAGAATTGCATAATCTTCAGAATGATCTAAATGAGAATCATCAAAAACTTAGAGAAATTCTAATATCTTCACGAAAATCTTCAGGTTATTCCAACTTTCAGCGTAAGAGGTTATTAACTTTTATTCAAACTGTAGATATTTTGGAGCTTGCCATGGCTCACCCTGTAGATTATGAGAATATGGATAAGATCTTGAAGGGTTATCCGGATAGGATTAAGCCTTTTCAGGAGCTGGTGTTTACGCTTTCAGATAAACTGAATGACCAGGCAATATATTTACAAAAAAATAAAATTTATAAAAGCGCCAAAAGTATCGGGGAGATCCGATTAGATCTTAAACAAAAACTAGATTCTTATAGAAACGAGAAACAATCTATTCATACAGAAGGTTTTCTAATTCTATTGAATTACTATGAATATTTAGAACATCAATCTGAAAAGATCGAGAAGATAGATGAATTGTTGGTAAATCCAGATCTCACAAAATTAAGGTTGATAAAAAGCGATGATGCTCTCAAGTTTTTGAGCACTCAAGAATACAATCCTAAGATCTTATTAGAAAATCTAAATCTTAGATCTTCCATCTTTAAACATGCATTAAGAATTTCTCTAGTTATGATGGTGGGGTATTGCATAGGAGAATACTTTTCTTTTCAAAATGCTTATTGGATACTACTTACCATTATTGTAATAATGAGGCCAGGGTATGGTCTTACCAGAGATAGGTCTAAACAACGTATTATAGGTACGGTAATTGGCGCTATTATTTCTATAGGTTTAGTGTTACTTATACATAATGTAGTTGTTTATGGTATTCTGGGAATAATTTCTCTGGTAATGGCCTTTTCCATGATACAAAAGAACTATAAGACTGCTGCCGTATTCATTACCTTAAGTGTAGTTTTTGTGTATGCACTTCTAAGGCCAGATGTGTTAAACGTTATTCAATTTAGAGTAGTAGATACTTTAGTAGGTGCAGGTCTGGCCGCATTAGGTAATTTCTTGCTTTGGCCTTCTTGGGAATTCTTAGGAATTAAGACAATAATCCTGCAAAGTATTAAAGCTAATCAGAAATTCTTGATGGAGGTAAATTCTTATTATCTAGAAAAAGGGGCTGTTTCTAATAGTTATAAGCTTAGCAGGAAAGAAGCTTTTTTAGAAACAGGAAATCTTAGTGCTGCATTACAACGAATGACTCAAGAGCCAAAATCCAAGCAACAAAATTTAGATAATATTTACCAGCTCGTAGTGCTAAATCATAGTTTTCTAACATCATTAGCCTCCATAGGTCTTTACATTAAAACGCATAAAACTACACCTGCCTCTAATCACTTTAAAAATTTAATAGAGGCTGTAGACCAAAATCTAGAAACGGCTATAGAGCTTCTCTCTGGTTCTGAAGTTGACATAGACCTAGAGCATCCTGAAAAGTTAAAAGAAGCACTAGATTTTTTCAATAAAAATTACAAGGCTTTGGTAGAAGAAGCGAGTACTTTTAATATGTCTGGAAATCTTCAGGAAACACAGCTTATTTTCACTCAATTAAAATGGCTGTTGAATTTATCTCAAAATATTGTCTCTACGATTTACAAGACAAAATTTATCAATTAA
- a CDS encoding serine O-acetyltransferase, producing MNKEQVIDKIKLQKKLPNLKYAIKQRTEAFTSRLFLTLFDQDTEVEKNLNLLEIEFGELADLVCWKPESPCSKIWKSYCELLPDLLEKLSKDAAWIAENDPAANSVEEVYLSYPGFYAIAIYRLSHEFYKFGLPLVPRLMSECAHRTTGTDINPGAVIGVPFFIDHATGVVIGETTIIKNNVKIYQGVTLGALSVDRSLRASKRHPTIEDNVTIYANSTILGGKTNIGANSIIGGNVWLTKSVPEGSMVSHTPQINIKNSVKNE from the coding sequence ATGAATAAAGAACAGGTCATAGATAAGATCAAACTTCAAAAGAAGTTACCAAATTTAAAATATGCTATTAAACAAAGAACCGAAGCTTTTACCAGCAGGTTATTTTTAACGCTATTCGATCAGGATACGGAGGTTGAGAAAAATCTAAATCTTCTTGAAATTGAATTTGGAGAATTAGCAGATCTTGTATGTTGGAAACCAGAATCTCCATGTAGTAAAATATGGAAATCTTATTGTGAATTGTTACCGGATCTTTTAGAGAAACTAAGTAAAGATGCTGCCTGGATCGCAGAAAATGATCCTGCAGCAAACTCTGTAGAAGAAGTATACTTATCTTATCCCGGTTTTTACGCTATCGCAATTTATAGACTTAGTCATGAGTTTTATAAATTTGGACTTCCATTAGTTCCAAGACTCATGTCTGAATGCGCTCATCGTACTACAGGTACAGATATAAATCCGGGAGCAGTAATTGGAGTTCCATTCTTTATAGATCATGCAACTGGAGTAGTAATAGGGGAGACCACCATTATTAAGAATAATGTAAAGATCTATCAGGGTGTTACCTTGGGTGCGCTTTCTGTGGATAGATCTTTAAGAGCTTCTAAGAGACATCCCACCATAGAAGATAATGTAACTATTTATGCAAACAGCACCATATTAGGGGGTAAGACTAATATAGGTGCTAATAGTATTATTGGAGGAAATGTTTGGTTAACCAAGTCTGTTCCTGAAGGTTCCATGGTTTCACATACACCACAAATCAATATAAAAAATTCAGTAAAAAATGAGTAA
- the cysM gene encoding cysteine synthase CysM: MSNSIIDLIGNTPLVKAETLIKNPKVSLYFKLEGQNPGGSVKDRAAYNMIKSALDRGAINKESKLIEATSGNTGIALAMIAGIFGLDIELVMPENATIERVQTMRAYGAKVTLTSSDVGIEGARDYAESKLKDPAYFMFNQFSNDDNWKAHYKTTGPEIWRDTDHKVTHFVSSMGTTGTIMGTSTYLKEQNKNIQIVGVQPSDNASIPGIRKWPKEYLPKIFNPSKVDQVIEVNEEEAIAMSRRLATDEGIFAGMSSGGATAAAVKLCEELEEGIVVSIICDRGDRYLSSNLFK; encoded by the coding sequence ATGAGTAATTCTATTATAGATTTAATTGGAAATACACCATTAGTTAAGGCAGAAACTTTAATTAAAAATCCGAAGGTTAGTTTATACTTTAAATTAGAAGGGCAAAATCCTGGGGGTAGTGTAAAAGACAGGGCTGCTTATAATATGATAAAAAGCGCTCTAGATAGAGGAGCTATTAATAAAGAATCAAAACTAATTGAAGCAACTAGCGGTAATACAGGAATTGCTTTAGCTATGATAGCAGGAATATTTGGATTAGATATAGAGCTAGTAATGCCGGAAAATGCAACTATAGAACGTGTTCAAACCATGAGGGCATATGGAGCAAAGGTTACGCTTACAAGCTCTGATGTTGGAATTGAAGGCGCTAGAGACTATGCAGAATCTAAATTGAAAGATCCAGCTTATTTCATGTTCAATCAATTCAGTAATGACGATAATTGGAAAGCTCACTATAAAACCACTGGGCCCGAGATATGGAGAGATACAGATCATAAGGTAACTCATTTTGTATCTTCTATGGGTACAACCGGAACTATTATGGGAACATCAACTTATTTAAAAGAGCAGAATAAAAATATACAGATTGTTGGGGTGCAACCCTCAGATAACGCTAGTATTCCTGGAATTAGAAAGTGGCCTAAAGAATATCTGCCTAAGATCTTTAATCCTTCTAAGGTAGACCAAGTAATTGAAGTAAATGAAGAAGAAGCTATTGCAATGAGCAGAAGGCTTGCAACAGATGAAGGGATCTTTGCAGGAATGAGTAGCGGTGGAGCTACCGCAGCAGCAGTTAAGCTATGTGAAGAATTAGAAGAAGGAATTGTAGTGAGTATAATTTGCGACAGAGGAGATAGATATCTATCATCAAACCTGTTTAAATAA
- a CDS encoding Crp/Fnr family transcriptional regulator codes for MKGAKQNEVFFSTTIKECTLFKKLSSKEITSLLELFHIEDWPKETCIINHRKLFYHFHIILSGRIKMYQVDTFNGKELTLFLLTNNDVFDLFCLLDGCEHNVYYECLDDAKVLAAPMDTLRDWLNKNPKLYKNFLPYAGSQLRMLENTVSDMTFTNISTRLIKLILKDVNKSSKNLELINDLSNKELANLIGSTRAVVNRHLQKLKKNGCIKLSRNRLEIKDLNLLLHLLENQGGKNYL; via the coding sequence ATGAAAGGGGCAAAACAAAACGAAGTATTTTTTAGCACTACTATAAAGGAATGTACACTATTTAAGAAATTATCTTCTAAAGAGATAACATCCTTATTAGAATTGTTCCATATAGAAGATTGGCCTAAGGAAACGTGTATTATTAATCATAGAAAACTATTTTACCACTTTCATATCATTCTCTCAGGCCGAATAAAAATGTATCAGGTAGACACATTTAATGGCAAAGAATTAACTCTTTTCCTTTTGACAAATAATGATGTTTTCGATCTGTTCTGTTTACTAGACGGGTGTGAACATAATGTTTATTACGAGTGTTTAGATGATGCTAAAGTGCTTGCCGCTCCTATGGACACTTTAAGAGATTGGTTAAACAAAAATCCAAAACTTTATAAAAATTTTCTTCCTTATGCAGGTTCCCAGTTGAGAATGCTAGAAAATACAGTTTCTGATATGACATTTACCAATATTTCTACCCGACTTATAAAGTTGATTCTTAAAGATGTAAATAAAAGTTCCAAGAATTTAGAGCTCATTAATGATCTTTCTAATAAAGAATTGGCGAACCTAATAGGTTCTACAAGAGCAGTAGTAAATAGACATTTGCAAAAATTGAAGAAAAACGGGTGTATAAAATTATCTAGAAATAGGCTGGAGATAAAAGATCTTAATTTACTACTTCATCTATTAGAAAATCAAGGTGGGAAAAATTATTTGTGA
- a CDS encoding DEAD/DEAH box helicase, whose product MAVETFGLEEKKNDKVLYDYQQADIDKIFNVIDAHPSKYNLLYQLPTGGGKTVIFSQIVREYIQRTNKKVLILTHRIELCKQTSKMLAEFGVLNKIINSKVKELPDQQDYMCFVAMVETLNNRLNDEKLEIDDIGLVIIDEAHYNSFRKLFKFFDNSFIMGVTATPLSSNIKLPMKDNYRELIVGDSITSLIEKGFLAQAKVYSYDVGLQSLKVGINGDYTVKSSEELYSNMSMQEKLLNAYLQRSKGKKTLIFNNGINTSKEVYETFKSAGYPVRHLDNTTSKNDRKDILKWFKHTPDAIVTSVSILTTGFDEPSVETIILNRATKSLTLYFQMIGRGSRILKHKSEFSVIDLGNNVARFGQWSAPVDWKQLFRSPDFYFENLLSDEEIEREFKYVMPPDLRKQFSNSESVDFDVEGAYDTVIKKGLKSKAVLEWSLDQHVKICVENSEDVFDARILAKELKDDISSRIKQYSYCISKSTKNYRDWLEEDYSRKLRLQINQEFA is encoded by the coding sequence ATGGCCGTTGAAACCTTTGGATTAGAAGAAAAGAAAAATGATAAAGTACTTTATGATTACCAACAAGCAGACATAGATAAGATTTTTAATGTTATTGATGCTCACCCATCAAAATATAATTTACTTTATCAATTACCAACTGGAGGAGGAAAAACCGTGATTTTCTCCCAAATTGTTAGAGAATACATACAACGCACCAATAAAAAAGTTTTAATTCTTACTCATAGAATTGAGCTTTGTAAGCAAACCTCTAAAATGCTTGCAGAATTTGGAGTACTAAATAAGATCATTAATAGTAAAGTTAAAGAGCTACCGGACCAACAAGATTATATGTGTTTTGTGGCAATGGTAGAAACTTTGAATAACAGATTGAATGATGAAAAGCTAGAAATTGATGATATAGGTCTTGTTATTATTGATGAAGCTCACTACAACTCTTTTAGAAAATTGTTCAAATTCTTTGATAACAGCTTTATCATGGGAGTTACAGCAACTCCATTAAGCTCGAATATCAAACTTCCTATGAAGGATAACTATAGAGAGCTTATTGTGGGTGACTCTATTACATCACTTATAGAAAAAGGATTTTTAGCACAAGCTAAAGTTTATAGCTACGATGTAGGACTGCAATCTTTAAAAGTAGGTATCAATGGAGATTATACCGTGAAATCTTCAGAAGAGCTGTATTCTAACATGTCTATGCAGGAAAAACTTTTGAATGCTTATTTACAGCGATCAAAAGGTAAGAAGACCTTGATTTTTAATAACGGTATTAATACTTCTAAAGAAGTTTATGAAACCTTTAAAAGTGCCGGTTACCCTGTTAGACACCTGGATAATACTACCAGTAAGAACGATAGAAAGGATATTTTAAAATGGTTTAAACATACTCCAGATGCAATTGTAACTTCTGTGAGTATCTTAACCACAGGTTTTGATGAACCTTCTGTGGAAACCATAATTCTTAACAGAGCAACTAAATCTCTTACGTTATATTTCCAAATGATTGGCCGTGGATCGAGGATCCTTAAGCATAAATCTGAATTTTCTGTTATAGATCTAGGTAATAACGTTGCCAGATTTGGGCAGTGGAGCGCTCCAGTAGATTGGAAACAACTATTTCGCTCTCCAGATTTCTATTTTGAAAATTTATTGAGTGATGAAGAGATAGAACGAGAATTTAAATATGTGATGCCTCCAGATCTTCGAAAACAATTTTCAAATTCAGAGTCTGTAGATTTTGATGTAGAGGGGGCTTATGATACTGTTATTAAGAAAGGACTTAAATCTAAGGCAGTATTAGAATGGTCTTTAGATCAGCACGTTAAGATATGTGTTGAAAATTCTGAAGATGTATTTGATGCTCGTATTCTTGCAAAGGAACTTAAAGATGATATTTCTTCAAGAATTAAACAATATTCTTACTGTATAAGTAAGAGTACCAAGAACTATAGAGATTGGCTGGAAGAAGATTATTCAAGAAAATTACGTCTACAGATCAATCAGGAATTTGCATAA
- a CDS encoding tRNA pseudouridine synthase A, with protein sequence MQRKRFFYLIKLQYLGYRLHGWQRQPGIKTVEGLLKKTLKFILPDRKFKILGSSRTDAMVSANLAAFELFLDEEPLSDKEEFMRLFNFNLPPDIKVLEIDEVDAKFNIIQHPKQKEYCYLFSYGEKNHPFCAPLMANFQHDLDIELMQKAAKIFQGIHYFKNYCAAPTEKTIFEREVLLSEIEVNTMLTANFFPKTSYVFTIKGAGFLRYQIRLMMGSLIQVGKGDLTLQQLKESLSPNNNIITNYIAPASGLILHKIDFE encoded by the coding sequence TTGCAACGCAAACGCTTTTTTTATCTTATTAAGTTACAATATCTAGGATATCGCTTACATGGATGGCAGCGGCAACCAGGGATTAAAACTGTGGAAGGACTTTTAAAAAAGACCTTGAAATTTATTCTTCCAGATAGAAAATTTAAAATTCTAGGTTCAAGTAGAACAGATGCCATGGTATCTGCAAATTTGGCGGCATTTGAATTATTCTTAGATGAAGAACCACTTTCAGATAAAGAGGAATTCATGAGATTATTCAATTTTAACCTTCCCCCAGATATTAAGGTGTTAGAAATAGATGAGGTAGATGCAAAGTTCAATATCATACAGCATCCTAAGCAAAAAGAATATTGTTATTTGTTCTCATATGGAGAAAAGAATCATCCGTTCTGTGCGCCTCTAATGGCTAATTTTCAACATGATCTGGATATTGAGCTAATGCAGAAAGCAGCCAAGATCTTTCAGGGAATTCATTATTTTAAGAATTACTGTGCTGCGCCTACAGAGAAGACAATATTTGAGAGAGAAGTTCTGTTGTCTGAAATTGAAGTGAATACCATGCTTACAGCAAATTTCTTTCCAAAGACTAGTTATGTCTTCACCATTAAAGGAGCCGGGTTTTTAAGGTATCAGATAAGGCTTATGATGGGATCATTAATTCAAGTAGGGAAAGGTGATTTAACCCTGCAGCAATTAAAAGAGAGTCTATCTCCAAACAACAATATTATTACCAATTATATAGCGCCAGCATCCGGCTTGATCTTACACAAGATTGACTTTGAATAA
- the recQ gene encoding DNA helicase RecQ — protein MEETKLLSTFKEYFGYDSFRPLQKTIVDSVFEGKDNLVIMPTGGGKSICFQLPAILLPQITLVISPLIALMKDQVDGLTANGVPAAFLNSSQSETEQQEIFHQIDTNHLKLLYVAPESLQVIDRFLSDGKVSLIAIDEAHCISSWGHDFRPAYTQLGYLKNRFPSTPIIALTATADKATRKDICNQLNIPNAKKHIASFDRKNLSLDVRPGIKRFDQIQDFIEGRKNESGIIYCLSRKTTEEIASKLKASGIKAEAYHAGIGHDERTKIQDDFINDTKQIICATVAFGMGIDKSNIRWVIHYNMPKNLEGYYQEIGRAGRDGLPSDTMLFHSYADVLQLQKFASNSGNEDVQLAKLDRMKQYSEALTCRRKILLSYFGELKQEDCGNCDICRNPPKFFDGTILAQKALSCIYRLQGKEPISVIIDILRGAQNEAVLQKNYNKLSTYGIAKDLSWRDLQQYIIQLINIGYIEIAFHKHNHLQLTPLAKNVLFEKAKVQLAHIPDQKEIQETREKKTQKADNSLFEKLRKLRLKLAQEEDIPAYLIFNDATLKEMEKQRPMTDEDFMAINGVGQKKMQDYGYQFIKEIIAFSKEKRQKKKSKKGNTHLVTYELYNEGLSVEEISKKRELASTTVYSHLAKLYADGKDIDLHKFLTKADLDAVKKAKVTLEDPKTLKPYYEHFNEALDYWTIRFALTVLEKEDN, from the coding sequence ATGGAAGAGACCAAACTTTTAAGCACATTTAAAGAATATTTTGGATATGATAGTTTTAGACCTTTACAAAAAACCATAGTAGATTCGGTATTTGAGGGAAAAGACAATTTAGTGATTATGCCAACCGGTGGTGGAAAATCTATTTGTTTCCAGCTTCCAGCAATCTTGTTGCCACAAATTACCTTGGTGATCTCCCCATTAATTGCGTTAATGAAAGATCAGGTAGATGGTCTTACCGCCAATGGAGTTCCGGCCGCATTCCTAAATAGCAGTCAGTCTGAAACAGAGCAACAAGAGATCTTTCATCAAATAGATACCAATCATTTAAAATTATTATATGTAGCTCCAGAAAGTCTTCAGGTTATAGACAGATTTTTAAGTGACGGAAAAGTAAGTTTAATCGCTATAGATGAGGCACATTGTATTTCTAGCTGGGGTCATGATTTTAGACCAGCGTACACTCAGCTTGGATATTTAAAGAATCGCTTCCCCTCTACTCCAATAATTGCTTTAACAGCTACTGCAGATAAAGCAACTAGAAAGGATATATGCAATCAGCTTAATATTCCAAATGCAAAGAAACATATTGCTTCTTTTGACAGGAAAAATTTAAGTCTAGATGTTCGTCCAGGAATAAAGCGTTTTGATCAAATTCAGGATTTTATTGAAGGTCGAAAAAACGAAAGTGGCATTATTTACTGTTTAAGCAGAAAGACTACAGAAGAAATAGCTTCTAAACTTAAAGCTTCAGGAATAAAAGCAGAAGCATATCATGCCGGGATAGGCCATGATGAAAGAACCAAGATCCAGGACGATTTCATCAATGATACAAAACAGATTATCTGTGCCACGGTAGCTTTTGGTATGGGGATAGATAAATCTAATATTAGGTGGGTAATACATTATAACATGCCCAAGAATTTAGAAGGCTATTATCAAGAAATTGGTCGTGCAGGAAGAGATGGCTTACCATCAGACACTATGTTATTCCATAGTTATGCGGATGTATTACAATTACAAAAATTTGCCTCCAACTCCGGGAATGAAGATGTACAATTGGCTAAGCTAGATAGGATGAAACAGTATTCTGAAGCATTAACATGCCGAAGAAAGATCTTGCTAAGCTACTTTGGAGAACTCAAACAAGAAGATTGCGGAAACTGTGATATTTGCAGAAATCCTCCAAAGTTCTTTGATGGAACCATCCTTGCTCAAAAAGCATTATCCTGTATCTATAGATTACAGGGAAAAGAACCAATATCGGTAATTATAGATATCCTTCGTGGAGCACAAAATGAAGCGGTGCTTCAGAAAAATTATAATAAACTGTCTACTTACGGCATAGCTAAAGATTTATCTTGGAGAGATCTTCAGCAATATATAATTCAGCTTATAAATATTGGATATATAGAAATTGCTTTTCATAAACACAATCACCTTCAGCTAACTCCTTTGGCTAAGAATGTGCTGTTCGAAAAGGCCAAAGTGCAATTGGCACATATTCCAGATCAAAAGGAAATTCAGGAAACTCGAGAAAAGAAAACGCAAAAAGCTGATAATTCTTTATTTGAAAAACTGAGAAAGCTTCGTTTAAAACTCGCCCAGGAAGAAGATATTCCGGCATACCTTATTTTTAATGATGCCACTTTAAAAGAAATGGAAAAACAGCGACCAATGACCGATGAAGATTTTATGGCCATTAACGGTGTAGGGCAAAAGAAAATGCAAGATTATGGATACCAATTTATCAAGGAAATAATAGCATTTAGTAAAGAGAAAAGACAAAAAAAAAAGTCTAAAAAAGGGAATACGCACCTTGTTACTTATGAACTTTATAATGAAGGGCTAAGTGTAGAAGAGATCTCTAAAAAGAGAGAATTAGCTAGTACTACTGTTTACTCTCATCTGGCAAAACTTTATGCAGATGGAAAAGATATCGATTTACACAAGTTCCTAACCAAAGCAGATCTAGATGCGGTGAAAAAAGCTAAAGTGACACTAGAAGATCCAAAGACACTAAAACCTTATTACGAGCATTTTAATGAAGCCTTAGATTATTGGACTATAAGATTTGCCTTGACAGTTCTGGAAAAAGAAGATAATTAA
- the corA gene encoding magnesium/cobalt transporter CorA → MAKRKRHLLRRPKSTKALNQMPGTVTYIGRKESAETKLDVIDYNKKNYERFSSSHPEDAFKFENKENNTWINIDGLYNTLEIEKLGKYYELHPLILEDIVNTNQRPKIDEYEDYIFVVVKMLYFPKDSVDKDNKDLVIEHLSLVLGKDYVLSFQEANGDVFDSIRDRLVNAQGRIRNNGTDYLLFCLLDAIIDQYFEVIDHIGDKIENLEDELFQAQPNDDITFEIQELKRTILRIRRAVFPLREVISRLEKIDSVLIEDKTRNYIRDLYDHTIQVSENIDIYREMTWGLMDMYMTTISNKMNEVMKVLTIMATIFIPLTFIAGIYGMNFDYIPELHYKYSYFVLWGIMITIFLLMIIYFKRKKWL, encoded by the coding sequence ATGGCTAAACGCAAAAGGCATTTGCTACGTAGACCTAAATCTACCAAAGCGCTAAATCAAATGCCGGGAACGGTTACGTACATTGGAAGAAAAGAATCTGCGGAGACCAAACTGGATGTTATAGATTATAACAAAAAGAATTACGAGCGTTTTAGCTCCAGCCATCCTGAAGACGCCTTTAAATTTGAGAACAAGGAAAATAATACCTGGATTAATATTGATGGGTTATATAATACCTTAGAAATTGAAAAGCTGGGGAAGTATTATGAACTTCATCCTTTAATTCTAGAAGATATTGTAAACACCAATCAACGACCAAAAATAGATGAATATGAAGATTATATCTTCGTGGTGGTAAAGATGCTCTATTTTCCTAAAGACAGTGTAGATAAAGATAATAAAGATCTTGTGATAGAGCATCTAAGTCTGGTTTTGGGAAAAGATTATGTACTTAGTTTTCAGGAAGCTAATGGAGATGTATTTGATAGTATTAGAGACAGATTGGTGAATGCCCAGGGAAGAATTAGAAATAACGGTACAGATTATTTGCTCTTCTGTTTATTAGATGCCATTATAGATCAATATTTTGAAGTTATAGATCATATTGGAGATAAAATAGAAAATCTAGAAGATGAACTATTTCAAGCTCAACCTAATGATGATATTACTTTTGAGATACAGGAGCTAAAAAGAACAATTTTAAGAATTAGAAGAGCTGTATTTCCATTGCGAGAGGTAATTAGTAGATTAGAGAAAATTGATAGCGTTCTAATAGAAGATAAGACTCGCAATTATATTAGAGATCTTTATGATCATACCATTCAGGTTTCTGAAAATATTGATATTTATAGAGAAATGACCTGGGGATTAATGGATATGTATATGACCACTATATCCAATAAAATGAATGAAGTGATGAAGGTACTTACCATTATGGCCACTATCTTTATTCCATTAACGTTTATTGCAGGTATCTATGGGATGAATTTTGACTATATCCCAGAGCTTCATTATAAATATAGTTATTTTGTTCTTTGGGGTATAATGATCACTATATTTCTATTAATGATCATCTATTTCAAACGTAAAAAGTGGCTGTAA